One genomic window of Nakamurella panacisegetis includes the following:
- a CDS encoding NADH-ubiquinone oxidoreductase-F iron-sulfur binding region domain-containing protein — MSTALHPPTTVSTARLLPTRPAVHLADHEARLGPLPLAVAPRLADLITAAGLLGRGGGGFPTGRKFRAVAQASSARRPAVVIANCCEGDPTSSKDAVLLTTSPHLVIDGAVLAAAAVGADRVILAVHEGAGTTTGLRRALSERGPGAAGIAIAGVPARFVASESTALVRYLNSGDARPGGRLTAIWESGVDGRPTLVDNAETLAQVALIARFGPDWFTSVGTPDEPGTTLVTVAGAVSRPGVVEIAGGTALRTILAAVGYHPATDPSWALVGGLAGRWIDLTRGADIGFSAAELAAAGGVKGVASIVVLPPHGCVLRETARILDHLAAAGARQCGPCMFGLPAIAADMAGLVAGDRTALGRLRHRLPVINGRGACGHPDGAVALAASALQVMTGPEAVHLDGHLRLARCLAGPPMVPLGGSIDGGRA, encoded by the coding sequence TTGAGCACCGCCCTGCATCCTCCGACCACCGTCAGCACGGCTCGTCTGCTGCCGACCCGGCCGGCCGTGCATCTGGCCGACCACGAAGCTCGGCTCGGGCCCCTTCCGCTGGCCGTCGCGCCCCGGTTGGCCGACCTGATCACCGCGGCCGGCCTGCTCGGCCGCGGCGGCGGTGGTTTCCCGACCGGGCGCAAGTTCCGCGCGGTGGCGCAGGCCTCGTCGGCGCGGCGACCGGCGGTGGTCATCGCCAACTGCTGTGAAGGTGATCCGACGTCGTCGAAAGACGCTGTGCTGCTGACGACTTCACCCCATCTGGTGATCGACGGAGCCGTGTTGGCCGCGGCCGCGGTCGGCGCCGACCGGGTGATCCTGGCCGTTCATGAGGGGGCCGGAACCACCACCGGGCTGCGGCGGGCCCTGTCCGAACGCGGGCCGGGGGCCGCCGGCATCGCCATCGCGGGCGTCCCGGCGCGGTTCGTCGCATCCGAGTCCACCGCGCTGGTCCGGTATCTCAATTCCGGTGACGCCCGCCCGGGCGGGCGTCTGACCGCGATCTGGGAGTCGGGGGTGGACGGCCGACCGACCCTGGTCGACAACGCGGAGACGCTCGCGCAGGTCGCCCTGATCGCCCGGTTCGGCCCGGACTGGTTCACCTCGGTCGGCACCCCCGACGAGCCCGGCACCACGCTGGTGACGGTGGCCGGGGCGGTATCTCGGCCCGGCGTGGTCGAGATCGCCGGTGGCACCGCACTTCGGACGATCCTGGCCGCTGTCGGCTACCACCCGGCCACCGACCCGTCCTGGGCGTTGGTCGGCGGCCTGGCCGGTCGTTGGATCGACCTCACCCGTGGCGCCGACATCGGTTTCAGCGCCGCGGAACTCGCGGCGGCCGGAGGGGTGAAGGGGGTGGCCTCGATCGTCGTCCTGCCGCCCCACGGGTGCGTGCTCCGCGAGACGGCGCGGATCCTGGACCACCTGGCCGCGGCCGGTGCCCGGCAGTGCGGCCCGTGCATGTTCGGTCTGCCGGCCATTGCCGCTGACATGGCCGGGCTGGTGGCCGGCGACCGGACCGCTCTGGGACGCCTCCGCCACCGCCTGCCGGTGATCAACGGGCGCGGTGCGTGCGGGCACCCGGACGGCGCGGTGGCCCTGGCGGCCAGCGCGCTACAGGTGATGACCGGCCCCGAAGCGGTCCATCTCGACGGTCATCTGCGGCTGGCCCGCTGCCTCGCCGGGCCCCCGATGGTCCCGCTCGGCGGATCGATCGACGGAGGACGAGCGTGA
- a CDS encoding ferredoxin, translating into MSTKDLRLLVDPIGCRAHGLCADELPEAIELDEWGYPILPSGPIPPDLLRRARAAANACPVLALRLMTPVRR; encoded by the coding sequence GTGAGCACCAAGGATCTCCGGCTGTTGGTCGACCCGATCGGCTGCCGCGCCCACGGACTCTGCGCCGACGAGTTGCCCGAGGCCATCGAACTGGACGAATGGGGCTACCCGATTCTGCCCAGTGGGCCGATTCCGCCGGATCTGCTGCGTCGCGCCCGAGCCGCGGCGAACGCCTGCCCGGTTCTGGCTCTGCGGCTGATGACGCCGGTACGGCGCTAG
- a CDS encoding VIT1/CCC1 transporter family protein, with amino-acid sequence MSKTGNTTPTTAEVDHGHADEPHAGGLSSRLNWLRAGVLGANDGIVSTAGLVIGVAAATTAKGPILTAGVAGLIAGAVSMALGEYVSVSTQRDTERALLEKERRELAESPEAELAELTAMYEAKGLSPSTAQLVARELTAHDAFAAHVDVELNIDPDELTNPWQAAFASAVSFSIGALLPLLAILLPPPGARIPVTFAAVLVALALTGTISARLGGSARFRAVMRILVGGALAMIVTFGIGQLVGHVGGI; translated from the coding sequence GTGAGCAAGACCGGAAACACCACGCCCACCACCGCCGAGGTGGACCACGGGCACGCTGACGAACCGCATGCGGGCGGGCTGTCGTCGCGGCTCAACTGGCTCCGGGCCGGCGTGCTCGGCGCGAACGACGGGATCGTCTCCACCGCGGGCCTGGTGATCGGCGTGGCCGCCGCGACCACGGCGAAAGGCCCGATCCTGACCGCCGGGGTGGCCGGCCTCATCGCCGGCGCGGTGTCGATGGCCCTCGGCGAGTACGTGTCGGTGAGCACCCAGCGGGACACCGAGCGGGCGCTGCTGGAAAAGGAACGCCGGGAGCTGGCCGAGAGCCCGGAGGCGGAGCTGGCCGAGCTGACCGCCATGTACGAGGCGAAGGGCCTGAGCCCGTCGACCGCCCAGCTGGTGGCCCGCGAGCTCACCGCCCATGACGCCTTCGCCGCCCACGTCGACGTCGAACTGAACATCGACCCCGACGAGCTGACCAACCCCTGGCAGGCGGCGTTCGCTTCGGCGGTGTCGTTCAGCATCGGGGCTCTGCTCCCGCTGCTGGCCATCCTGTTACCCCCGCCCGGCGCCCGGATCCCGGTGACGTTCGCCGCGGTACTGGTCGCGCTCGCCCTGACCGGGACCATCAGTGCCCGGCTGGGCGGCTCAGCTCGATTCCGGGCGGTGATGCGCATCCTGGTCGGCGGAGCGCTGGCCATGATCGTGACCTTCGGGATCGGGCAACTGGTGGGTCACGTCGGCGGAATCTGA
- a CDS encoding MarR family winged helix-turn-helix transcriptional regulator, with product MSSPETDPLALEQQVCFALVVAARSVVALYKPLLEPMGLTHPQYLVMLALWQRAPLSVKDLSGRLQLDPGTLSPLLKRLEAQGLLVRARDTADERLLSVSLTPAGVALRSDAERIPEAVVQRLGMKVADLRELHTTLTGFISRTHAIDSEQDR from the coding sequence ATGAGTTCGCCTGAGACCGACCCCCTGGCCCTGGAGCAGCAGGTGTGCTTCGCCTTGGTGGTCGCGGCCCGAAGCGTGGTGGCGCTCTACAAACCGCTGCTGGAACCGATGGGCCTGACCCACCCGCAGTACCTCGTGATGCTGGCCCTGTGGCAGCGTGCGCCGCTCTCGGTCAAGGATCTGAGCGGCCGGTTGCAGCTCGATCCGGGGACGCTCTCCCCGCTGCTGAAGCGCCTCGAGGCCCAGGGGCTGTTGGTGCGGGCACGCGACACGGCCGACGAGCGGCTGCTGTCGGTGTCGCTCACGCCCGCCGGCGTCGCCCTGCGGTCCGACGCCGAGCGGATTCCCGAAGCCGTGGTGCAACGGTTGGGGATGAAGGTGGCCGATCTCCGAGAACTGCACACCACATTGACCGGGTTCATTTCCCGTACCCACGCTATCGATTCGGAGCAGGACCGATGA
- a CDS encoding alpha/beta fold hydrolase, whose product MSVDIVSANGIDLAYETFGDPADVPVLLIMGLSTQMLAWRTGFCQALAERGHFVIRFDNRDVGFSTHFGAAGPGKPIGSFLGLSRPAYRLTDMGRDAAGLIEALGLPGAHVVGVSMGGMIAQNLVLLRPDLVRSLTSLSSTTGALPVGKPHPEVLWLMMRAKPAADREGAIAASTAMYSKIRSPGFPSEIEAVRDLSGQSYDRCYDPAGGTRQFAAILAAPDRTAALQRVAVPTTVIHGNADPLINLSGGRATAAAIKGSRFVVIDGMGHDIPTPAWSRLIDEISATVVLGERAAARPVRPV is encoded by the coding sequence ATGAGCGTCGACATTGTTTCCGCCAACGGCATCGACCTGGCCTACGAGACGTTCGGCGACCCAGCGGATGTCCCGGTGTTGCTGATCATGGGCCTTTCCACGCAGATGCTCGCCTGGCGCACCGGGTTCTGTCAGGCCCTGGCCGAGCGCGGGCACTTCGTCATCCGGTTCGACAATCGCGACGTCGGGTTCTCCACCCACTTCGGCGCGGCCGGCCCGGGCAAGCCGATCGGTTCCTTCCTGGGGCTGTCCCGGCCGGCCTACCGACTGACCGACATGGGCCGGGATGCCGCCGGACTGATCGAGGCGCTCGGGCTGCCCGGCGCCCACGTGGTCGGGGTGTCGATGGGCGGCATGATCGCGCAGAACCTCGTCCTGCTCCGTCCCGACCTGGTACGCAGCCTGACCTCGCTGTCCTCGACCACCGGGGCCCTGCCCGTCGGCAAACCTCACCCCGAGGTGCTCTGGCTGATGATGCGGGCCAAACCGGCGGCCGACCGCGAGGGTGCCATCGCCGCCAGCACCGCCATGTATTCCAAGATCCGTTCGCCCGGGTTCCCGTCCGAGATCGAGGCCGTCCGCGACCTGTCCGGCCAGTCCTACGACCGATGCTACGACCCCGCCGGCGGCACCCGTCAGTTCGCCGCCATCCTGGCCGCCCCGGACAGAACCGCGGCGCTGCAACGGGTCGCCGTACCGACCACGGTGATCCACGGCAACGCAGATCCCCTGATCAACCTCAGTGGCGGCCGCGCGACGGCCGCCGCCATCAAGGGTTCTCGGTTCGTGGTGATCGACGGCATGGGCCACGACATCCCCACCCCCGCCTGGTCGCGGCTGATCGACGAGATCTCGGCCACCGTCGTCCTGGGCGAGCGAGCGGCCGCCCGGCCGGTGCGCCCGGTTTGA
- a CDS encoding NAD-dependent malic enzyme, with the protein MASTSPGYSVTLRVEMPPSVGATSQLTAAVASAGGSLTALDVVESHPGRIVVDVTCDATDVEHSERITQAVGGLPGVEVRKVSDRTFLIHLGGKLEVNPTVSLKNRDDLSRAYTPGVARVCMAIAENKADARRLTIKRNTVAIVTDGSAVLGLGNIGPEAAMPVMEGKAALFKRFAGVDAWPVCLDTQDVDEIVRTVQIIAPTYGGINLEDISAPRCFEVEARLRELLDIPVFHDDQHGTAVVVLAALTNALRVVDKNLADLRIVVAGVGAAGHAIIRLLMAQGATDIVGCDRKGAVYAGRATGDEFRKWIADNTNPRGLTGTLQEVLVGADVFIGVSAPNLLTGDDIATMAPRACVFALANPDPEVDPVQAGLHAAIVATGRSDFPNQINNVLAFPGYFRGMLDAGAHEITQATLLAAANAIANAVAPEELNESYIVPSVFDPKVAPAVAAAVREAATSSSSRR; encoded by the coding sequence ATGGCGTCAACCAGTCCCGGATATTCCGTCACCCTGCGCGTCGAGATGCCGCCGTCGGTCGGCGCCACCTCCCAGCTCACCGCGGCCGTCGCTTCGGCCGGCGGCTCGCTCACCGCGTTGGACGTGGTCGAATCGCATCCCGGCCGCATCGTCGTCGACGTCACCTGTGACGCCACCGACGTCGAGCATTCCGAGCGCATCACCCAGGCCGTTGGCGGCCTGCCCGGGGTCGAGGTGCGGAAGGTCAGCGACCGGACCTTCCTGATCCATCTCGGCGGCAAGCTCGAGGTCAACCCGACCGTCTCGCTGAAGAACCGCGACGACCTCTCCCGCGCCTACACCCCCGGTGTGGCCCGCGTCTGCATGGCGATCGCGGAGAACAAGGCGGACGCGCGCCGCCTGACCATCAAACGCAACACGGTCGCCATCGTCACCGACGGCTCCGCCGTCCTCGGCCTGGGCAACATCGGCCCGGAGGCGGCGATGCCCGTCATGGAGGGAAAGGCGGCCCTGTTCAAGCGGTTCGCCGGCGTCGACGCGTGGCCGGTGTGCCTGGACACCCAGGACGTGGACGAGATCGTCCGCACGGTGCAGATCATCGCCCCGACCTACGGCGGGATCAACCTGGAGGACATCTCGGCGCCCCGTTGCTTCGAGGTGGAGGCCCGGTTGCGCGAACTGCTGGACATCCCGGTCTTCCACGACGACCAGCACGGCACCGCCGTGGTGGTCCTGGCCGCACTGACCAACGCGCTGCGGGTGGTCGACAAGAATCTGGCCGACCTGCGGATCGTGGTGGCCGGGGTCGGTGCCGCCGGGCACGCCATCATCCGGCTGCTGATGGCCCAGGGCGCCACCGACATCGTCGGCTGCGACCGCAAGGGTGCGGTCTACGCCGGCCGGGCCACCGGCGACGAGTTCCGGAAGTGGATCGCCGACAACACGAACCCGCGCGGCCTTACCGGCACCCTGCAGGAGGTCCTGGTCGGGGCCGACGTGTTCATCGGGGTGTCCGCCCCGAACCTGCTCACGGGTGACGACATCGCCACGATGGCCCCTCGCGCCTGTGTGTTCGCGTTGGCCAACCCTGATCCGGAGGTGGACCCGGTACAGGCCGGGCTGCACGCCGCGATCGTGGCCACCGGCCGGTCGGACTTCCCGAACCAGATCAACAACGTGCTCGCCTTCCCGGGCTACTTCCGCGGCATGCTCGACGCCGGCGCCCACGAGATCACCCAGGCGACCCTGCTGGCCGCGGCCAACGCCATCGCGAACGCCGTGGCACCGGAGGAACTCAACGAGAGTTACATCGTGCCCAGTGTTTTCGACCCGAAGGTGGCACCGGCGGTCGCGGCTGCGGTGCGTGAGGCGGCCACGTCGAGCTCGTCCCGGAGGTAG
- a CDS encoding heavy metal translocating P-type ATPase — protein MSTSTDAADAETVRQHIDLDISGMTCASCAMRIEKKLNKLDGVLASVNYATEKASVLAAAGVEVGDLIAVVEKTGYSATVPAPEAESDEADPALRVLRWRLLVAFALSLPVIALSMIPALQFTYWQWVTLALATPVIVFSAWPFHHATWVNLRHGAATMDTLISVGTGAAFLWSLYALVFGTAGEPGMKEHFELTVMRSDGTGNLYLEVAAGVTLFVLLGRYFEQRSKRRAGAALRALLQLGAKDVALLRDGAEVRVPSSWLVVGDEFVVRPGEKIATDGIVTSGRSAVDASLLTGESVPVEVVEGDPVVGATVNVGGRLVVRAARVGAQTQLARMAQLVQDAQSGKAQVQRLADRIAGVFVPIVIGIAVVVLIAWIAAGATVAAAFTAAVAVLIIACPCALGLATPTALLVGTGRGAQLGVLIKGPEVLESTRRVDTVVLDKTGTVTTGRMTLLDVLVDGAERADVLRLAGALEDASEHPIAQAVARAARQELGSLPTVESFQNVEGRGARGIVDGHAVLVGRESLLADRAQPLTEPLVAALASARQQGLTAIAVGWDGRAHGVLVVADAVKPTSVRAISELKALGLEPILLTGDHQAVAEQVGAEVGINSVVSGVLPGGKVDAVRRLQEQGRVVAMIGDGVNDAAALAQADLGLAMGTGSDVAIEAADITLVRGDLRAAVDAIRLSRRTLRTIKINLFWAFAYNVAAIPLAAFGLLNPMLAGAAMALSSVFVVGNSLRLRSFRSVISR, from the coding sequence GTGAGCACCAGCACCGACGCCGCCGACGCGGAGACCGTCCGGCAACACATCGATCTGGACATCAGCGGGATGACCTGCGCGTCCTGCGCGATGCGAATCGAGAAGAAGCTCAACAAGCTCGACGGGGTACTCGCCTCGGTCAACTACGCGACCGAGAAGGCTTCGGTCCTGGCCGCGGCCGGCGTCGAGGTCGGCGACCTGATCGCTGTGGTCGAGAAGACCGGCTACTCGGCCACCGTTCCTGCCCCGGAGGCAGAATCCGACGAGGCCGATCCGGCTCTCCGGGTGCTGCGGTGGCGCCTGCTGGTGGCCTTCGCTCTTTCGTTGCCGGTGATCGCCCTGTCGATGATCCCGGCCCTGCAGTTCACCTACTGGCAGTGGGTCACCCTGGCCCTGGCCACCCCCGTCATCGTCTTCTCGGCCTGGCCGTTCCACCACGCCACATGGGTCAACCTGCGCCACGGTGCGGCGACCATGGACACCCTGATCTCGGTCGGCACCGGCGCCGCCTTCCTGTGGTCGCTGTACGCGCTGGTCTTCGGTACCGCCGGCGAGCCCGGTATGAAGGAGCACTTCGAGCTGACCGTCATGCGGTCGGACGGCACCGGCAACCTGTATCTGGAGGTCGCGGCCGGGGTCACCCTGTTCGTGCTGTTGGGCCGGTACTTCGAGCAGCGCTCCAAGCGGCGGGCCGGGGCCGCACTGCGGGCGCTGCTCCAGCTCGGCGCCAAGGACGTCGCCTTGCTGCGGGACGGCGCCGAGGTTCGGGTCCCCAGCTCGTGGCTGGTCGTCGGCGACGAATTCGTCGTCCGGCCGGGCGAGAAGATCGCCACCGACGGCATTGTCACGTCCGGTCGGTCCGCGGTGGACGCCAGCCTGCTGACCGGTGAGTCGGTTCCGGTCGAGGTGGTCGAGGGCGACCCGGTGGTCGGGGCAACGGTCAACGTCGGCGGTCGTCTCGTGGTGCGGGCCGCCCGGGTCGGCGCCCAGACCCAGTTGGCCCGGATGGCCCAACTGGTACAGGACGCACAGTCGGGCAAGGCCCAGGTGCAGCGGCTGGCCGACCGGATCGCCGGGGTCTTCGTCCCGATCGTCATCGGCATCGCGGTGGTTGTCCTCATCGCCTGGATCGCCGCCGGCGCCACCGTCGCGGCTGCGTTCACCGCGGCCGTCGCCGTGCTGATCATCGCCTGCCCCTGCGCGCTCGGACTGGCCACCCCGACGGCGCTGTTGGTCGGCACCGGCCGGGGCGCGCAGCTCGGCGTGCTGATCAAAGGCCCGGAGGTGCTGGAATCCACCCGCCGGGTCGACACCGTGGTGCTGGACAAGACGGGCACCGTCACGACCGGCCGGATGACCCTGCTCGACGTCCTCGTCGACGGGGCCGAGCGGGCCGACGTCCTTCGCCTGGCCGGCGCTCTCGAGGACGCCTCGGAACACCCGATCGCCCAGGCCGTGGCCCGCGCCGCCCGACAGGAGCTGGGCTCCCTCCCGACCGTCGAGTCGTTCCAGAACGTCGAGGGCCGGGGCGCGCGGGGCATTGTCGACGGGCACGCCGTGCTGGTCGGCCGGGAGAGTCTGCTGGCCGACCGGGCGCAGCCGCTGACCGAGCCGCTGGTGGCCGCCCTGGCGAGCGCACGCCAGCAGGGGCTCACCGCCATCGCGGTGGGATGGGACGGTCGCGCCCACGGCGTGCTCGTGGTCGCCGACGCCGTCAAACCCACCAGCGTCCGAGCCATCTCCGAACTGAAAGCCCTTGGACTGGAACCTATCCTGCTGACCGGCGACCACCAGGCGGTGGCCGAACAGGTGGGCGCCGAGGTCGGCATCAACTCCGTTGTCTCCGGCGTCCTTCCCGGTGGCAAGGTTGACGCGGTACGTCGCCTGCAGGAGCAGGGCCGGGTGGTCGCGATGATCGGAGACGGAGTCAACGACGCGGCGGCCCTGGCCCAGGCCGATCTCGGGCTGGCCATGGGTACCGGCAGCGACGTGGCCATCGAGGCGGCCGACATCACGCTGGTCCGCGGCGACCTGCGGGCCGCGGTCGACGCCATCCGGCTCTCCCGCCGCACCCTCCGAACCATCAAGATCAACCTGTTCTGGGCCTTCGCCTACAACGTGGCCGCCATCCCGCTGGCTGCCTTCGGCCTGCTCAACCCCATGCTGGCCGGTGCGGCCATGGCCCTGTCCAGCGTGTTCGTCGTCGGAAACAGCCTGCGGCTGCGGTCGTTCCGGTCGGTCATCAGCAGGTGA
- a CDS encoding heavy-metal-associated domain-containing protein has translation MSSSNQTTRYQVTGMTCGHCEAAVKGELAQVDGVESAEVAFTDGILVVTGRDDLDERAVLAAVDEAGYQAVRLP, from the coding sequence ATGTCGAGCAGCAACCAGACGACCAGGTACCAGGTGACCGGGATGACCTGCGGTCACTGCGAGGCAGCCGTCAAGGGTGAGCTGGCCCAGGTCGACGGGGTGGAATCGGCCGAGGTGGCGTTCACCGACGGGATCCTGGTCGTGACCGGACGGGACGACCTGGATGAGCGCGCCGTACTGGCCGCCGTCGACGAGGCCGGTTACCAGGCGGTACGACTGCCGTGA